In one Vicugna pacos chromosome 22, VicPac4, whole genome shotgun sequence genomic region, the following are encoded:
- the N4BP3 gene encoding NEDD4-binding protein 3, producing the protein MATAPGPAGIVMGSVGSLLERQDFSPEELREALAGSRGSRQPDGLFRKGLGQREILSYLHLPKKDSKTTKRAARNEPADYTTLYYREHPRAGDFSKTSLPERGRFDKCRIRPSVFKPVAGTGKGFLSMQSLAAHKGQKLWRSNGSLHTLACHPPLSPGPRVSQAQARAQLLHALSLDEGGPEPEPSLSDSSSGGSFGRSPSTGPGPFSSSLGHINHLGGSLDRASRGPKEGGPLGVLNCLPEPPPPYEFSCPTAEEMVAVLPDSCEELKRGLGDEDGSSPFTQVLEERQRLWLAELKRLYVERLHEVAQKAERSERNLQLQLFMAQQEQRRLRKELRAQQGLGPEPRPPAALPEADPSARPEEEARWEVCQKTAEISLLKQQLREAQAELAQKLAEIFSLKTQLRGSRAQAQAQDTELARLREAVRSLQEQAPREEAPGSCETDDCKSRGLLGEAGGSEAGDGAEQLRAELLQERLRGQEQALRFEQERRTWQEEKERVLRYQREIQGGYMDMYRRNQALEQELRALREPPTPWSPRLESSKI; encoded by the exons ATGGCCacagccccaggccctgctggCATTGTCATGGGCAGTGTGGGCAGCCTGTTGGAACGCCAGGACTTCTCCCCTGAAGAGCTGCGGGAGGCACTCGCAGGGTCCCGGGGCTCCCGCCAGCCTGACGGGCTCTTCCGGAAAGGCTTGGGCCAGCGTGAGATCCTCAGCTACCTGCACCTCCCCAAGAAGGACAGCAAGACCACCAAGCGGGCCGCTCGGAATGAGCCTGCCGACTATACCACCCTCTACTACCGGGAGCATCCTCGGGCCGGTGACTTCAGCAAGACTTCGCTGCCTGAGCGGGGTCGATTTGACAAG TGCCGCATTCGCCCATCGGTGTTCAAGCCAGTGGCGGGCACCGGGAAGGGCTTCCTGTCCATGCAGAGCCTGGCGGCCCACAAGGGCCAGAAACTGTGGCGCAGCAACGGCAGCCTGCACACGCTGGCCTGCCACCCGCCCCTGAGCCCGGGGCCCCGGGTCAGCCAGGCCCAGGCCCGCGCCCAGCTGCTGCACGCCCTCAGCCTGGATGAGGGCGGCCCCGAGCCCGAGCCTAGTTTGTCCGACTCCTCCAGCGGGGGCAGCTTTGGCCGCAGTCCCAGCACTGGCCCCGGCCCCTTCAGTTCCTCTCTGGGCCACATTAACCACCTGGGGGGCTCCCTGGACCGGGCCTCCCGGGGCCCCAAGGAGGGTGGGCCGCTGGGTGTGCTAAACTGCCTGCCCGAGCCACCACCCCCCTACGAGTTCTCCTGCCCCACCGCTGAGGAGATGGTGGCCGTGCTGCCCGACAGCTGTGAGGAGCTCAAGAGGGGCCTCGGTGACGAAGATGGCTCCAGTCCCTTCACGCAG GTGCTGGAGGAGCGCCAGCGGCTGTGGCTGGCTGAGCTGAAGCGCCTGTACGTGGAGCGGCTGCACGAGGTGGCCCAGAAGGCCGAGCGCAGTGAGCGCAACCTCCAGCTACAGCTGTTCATGGCCCAGCAGGAGCAGCGGCGCCTGCGCAAGGAGCTGCGGGcacagcagggcctgggccccGAGCCCCGGCCTCCAGCCGCCCTCCCAGAGGCTGATCCCAGCGCCCGACCAGAGGAGGAAGCCCGATGGGAG GTGTGCCAGAAGACAGCGGAGATCAGCCTCCTGAAGCAGCAGCTGCGGGAGGCCCAGGCCGAGCTGGCGCAGAAGCTGGCTGAGATCTTCAGCCTGAAGACGCAACTTCGGGGCAGCCGGGCACAAGCCCAGGCCCAGGACACGGAGCTGGCCCGGCTGCGTGAGGCCGTGCGGAGCCTGCAGGAGCAGGCGCCTCGGGAGGAGGCCCCGGGCAGCTGTGAGACGGATGACTGCAAGAGCAGGGGGctgctgggggaggcagggggcagTGAGGCCGGAGACGGGGCTGAGCAGCTGCGGGCTGAGCTACTGCAGGAGCGGCTCCGGGGCCAGGAGCAGGCGCTGCGCTTCGAGCAGGAGCGGCGGACGtggcaggaggagaaggagcGGGTGCTGCGCTACCAGCGGGAGATCCAGGGGGGCTACATGGACATGTACCGCCGCAACCAGGCTCTGGAACAGGAGCTGCGGGCGCTGCGGGAGCCCCCCACACCCTGGAGCCCTCGGCTCGAGTCCTCCAAGATCTGA